A single window of Archangium gephyra DNA harbors:
- the tsaB gene encoding tRNA (adenosine(37)-N6)-threonylcarbamoyltransferase complex dimerization subunit type 1 TsaB, with translation MFLALDTSTLTLSLALVEREGEGVRVLEHVVVGPPKKQSEVLPGIVGELLARHGVALKSLEGMAIGLGPGSFTGLRIGLSCLKGLAYAAGLKVAGASSLAAVALEGPEGPPLFALAVARKDDLYLGPYRRVGQRVEALGPEEAMSPEEVAARMAAEPQALALGPALPEYRAALEAQGVAPSRLLSAPSFPSAVALASLVRFPEAQTLEALFALEPHYVRASEPERNPKFPPLPGPPPTARLKED, from the coding sequence ATGTTCCTCGCGCTCGACACCTCCACCCTCACGCTGTCGCTGGCCCTCGTGGAGCGGGAAGGCGAGGGCGTGCGTGTCCTCGAACACGTGGTGGTGGGCCCTCCCAAGAAGCAGAGCGAGGTGCTGCCCGGCATCGTCGGTGAGCTGCTCGCCCGGCACGGCGTGGCGCTCAAGTCCCTGGAGGGCATGGCCATCGGCCTCGGCCCGGGCTCCTTCACCGGCCTGCGCATCGGCCTGTCCTGCCTGAAGGGGCTGGCCTACGCGGCGGGCCTCAAGGTGGCCGGCGCCTCCTCGCTCGCGGCCGTGGCCCTGGAGGGCCCCGAGGGGCCTCCGCTCTTCGCCCTCGCGGTGGCGCGCAAGGATGACCTCTACCTGGGGCCCTACCGGCGCGTGGGCCAGCGGGTGGAGGCGCTGGGGCCCGAGGAGGCGATGAGTCCGGAGGAGGTGGCCGCGCGCATGGCCGCCGAGCCCCAGGCGCTCGCGTTGGGACCCGCACTGCCCGAGTACCGCGCGGCGCTGGAGGCCCAGGGAGTGGCGCCCTCGCGGCTGCTGAGTGCGCCCTCGTTCCCCTCGGCGGTGGCGCTGGCCTCGCTGGTGCGCTTCCCCGAGGCCCAGACGCTGGAGGCACTCTTCGCCCTGGAGCCGCACTACGTCCGCGCCTCCGAGCCCGAGCGCAATCCCAAGTTCCCCCCGCTGCCCGGGCCTCCGCCCACCGCGCGCCTCAAGGAAGACTGA
- a CDS encoding septal ring lytic transglycosylase RlpA family protein, with translation MRQLLVALTVGLGLLAGCAPRATRPTADDEKPDREVVRPDKSPPARGWLEEGLASYYGPGLAGRPTASGEKFNPQKLTAAHKKLPFGACLRVVNMENGRSVEVRVNDRGPFVKGRVVDVSLAAAKQLGMLDKGLARVRLYRCADKTG, from the coding sequence ATGCGGCAACTGCTCGTGGCGTTGACGGTGGGGTTGGGGTTGCTGGCGGGCTGTGCACCGCGTGCCACCCGGCCCACCGCGGATGACGAGAAGCCGGACCGCGAGGTGGTGCGGCCCGACAAGTCGCCCCCGGCGCGGGGCTGGTTGGAGGAGGGGCTCGCCTCGTATTACGGCCCGGGCCTCGCCGGCCGGCCCACCGCCAGTGGCGAGAAGTTCAACCCCCAGAAGCTCACCGCCGCCCACAAGAAGCTGCCCTTCGGCGCCTGCCTCCGGGTGGTGAACATGGAGAACGGGCGCTCGGTGGAGGTGCGCGTCAACGATCGGGGGCCCTTCGTCAAAGGCCGCGTGGTGGACGTGTCGCTCGCCGCCGCGAAGCAGCTCGGCATGCTGGACAAGGGGCTCGCCCGGGTTCGCCTCTACCGCTGCGCCGACAAGACCGGGTAG
- the rseP gene encoding RIP metalloprotease RseP, which yields MLQGPGLFIVLLGVLITVHELGHFLVAKACGVKVIRFSIGFGPKLFGFTKGETEYQVALLPLGGYVKMAGDTPHEELSPEDAQRGFLNAAPWKRALIVVAGPVFNLVFPVLIYFFVFFGPHETISTRVGYVDPAMPAAAAGIRPGDRIVAVDGEKVRTFEEMREAFVGRFERSIPITIERDGKQQIVNLTPNRIVESSPVDSVERGQIGVAHTNRPAVLGVPPGSPAAQAGLKTFDRILSINGVAIPDEAALNEQLAKMEGTLELTVQRLEPVPAGVVTGHAPSVHKVTVQKQPGAEGFAALGAQPSDMYVGTVFPGSPAEKAGLRRGDQLVSFNSEPLNSFNVLAGKLSTLKEQSFQLGWRSADGQQRTETIAQAHHTSKDEMGQESSRLELGLRPWLPSSAELLPTDKVTVTLGVGEALREAATVVPKIVGQMVKVIGGLVTGQVSHKTLGGPVMMYQLASRSVDQGLDYFLNLMAIISINLGVMNLLPIPILDGFHLLSAFWEGIRRRPIPVRVREVANVVGLVLLMALMGMALINDITR from the coding sequence ATGCTTCAAGGTCCCGGTCTGTTCATCGTCCTGCTCGGCGTGCTCATCACGGTTCATGAGCTGGGCCACTTCCTCGTGGCCAAGGCCTGCGGGGTGAAGGTCATCCGCTTCTCCATCGGGTTCGGGCCGAAGTTGTTCGGCTTCACCAAGGGGGAGACGGAGTACCAGGTGGCCCTGCTGCCCCTGGGCGGCTACGTGAAGATGGCCGGGGACACGCCCCACGAGGAGCTGAGCCCCGAGGACGCCCAGCGAGGCTTCCTCAACGCCGCGCCGTGGAAGCGCGCCCTCATCGTGGTGGCCGGGCCCGTCTTCAACCTGGTCTTCCCCGTCCTCATCTACTTCTTCGTCTTCTTCGGGCCGCACGAGACCATCTCCACCCGCGTGGGGTACGTGGACCCGGCCATGCCCGCGGCGGCCGCCGGCATCCGGCCCGGAGACCGCATCGTCGCGGTGGACGGAGAGAAGGTGCGGACCTTCGAGGAGATGCGCGAGGCCTTCGTCGGCCGCTTCGAGCGCTCCATCCCCATCACCATCGAGCGCGATGGCAAGCAGCAGATCGTCAACCTGACGCCCAACCGCATCGTCGAGTCCTCTCCGGTGGACTCCGTGGAGCGGGGGCAGATTGGCGTGGCGCATACCAACCGGCCCGCCGTGCTGGGCGTGCCCCCGGGCTCGCCGGCCGCGCAGGCTGGGCTGAAGACCTTTGACCGCATCCTGTCCATCAACGGGGTGGCCATCCCCGACGAGGCCGCGCTCAACGAGCAGCTGGCGAAGATGGAGGGGACGCTGGAGCTGACCGTGCAGCGGCTGGAGCCGGTGCCGGCTGGCGTGGTGACGGGACACGCGCCCTCCGTGCACAAGGTGACGGTGCAGAAGCAGCCGGGCGCCGAGGGCTTCGCCGCCCTGGGGGCGCAGCCCTCGGACATGTACGTGGGCACCGTGTTCCCGGGCAGCCCGGCGGAGAAGGCCGGCCTGCGGAGGGGGGATCAGCTCGTGTCCTTCAACAGCGAGCCCCTCAACTCCTTCAACGTCCTGGCGGGCAAGCTCAGCACCCTGAAGGAGCAGTCCTTCCAGCTCGGCTGGCGCTCCGCGGACGGCCAGCAGCGCACGGAGACGATTGCCCAGGCCCACCACACCAGCAAGGACGAGATGGGCCAGGAGTCCTCGCGGCTCGAGCTGGGCCTGCGGCCCTGGCTGCCCTCCTCGGCGGAGCTGCTGCCCACGGACAAGGTGACGGTGACGCTCGGCGTGGGCGAGGCGCTGCGCGAGGCCGCCACCGTGGTGCCCAAGATCGTCGGGCAGATGGTGAAGGTGATCGGCGGGCTCGTCACCGGCCAGGTGTCGCACAAGACGCTGGGCGGCCCGGTGATGATGTACCAGCTGGCCTCCCGGAGCGTGGACCAGGGGCTGGATTACTTCCTCAACCTGATGGCCATCATCTCCATCAACCTGGGCGTGATGAACCTGCTGCCCATCCCCATCCTCGATGGCTTCCACCTGCTGTCCGCCTTCTGGGAAGGCATCCGCCGCCGCCCCATTCCGGTGCGCGTGCGCGAGGTGGCCAACGTCGTCGGCCTCGTGCTGCTGATGGCGCTGATGGGCATGGCGTTGATCAACGACATCACCCGCTAA
- a CDS encoding phosphatidate cytidylyltransferase encodes MNEKNKNLVIRTVSALTLLPLVIFLLFKGGLYSAALLSVAAAICASEYYLITQKTLSPAAWVGIVLAGVLPVLTLKEPERTGAGAFWILVFYLIFCFTYHLIRGPLQDAPMRVAHLVTGLLYGSVGLTSVAALRLMPDGMAWSISALVITWSNDTSAYFAGRFLGRHKLYPEVSPNKTWEGFFGGMVGSVVGMFITRGFFYPMLTVTDCLVLGIFGGILGPIGDLCESMLKRAYGVKDSGVAIPGHGGILDRIDALLFNAPLVFVYVTFVRGLLP; translated from the coding sequence GTGAACGAGAAGAACAAGAACCTCGTCATCCGGACTGTATCGGCGCTCACCCTGCTGCCGCTGGTCATCTTCCTGTTGTTCAAGGGAGGCCTGTACAGCGCGGCCCTGCTGAGCGTGGCCGCCGCCATTTGCGCCAGCGAGTACTACCTCATCACCCAGAAGACGCTCTCACCGGCGGCCTGGGTGGGGATCGTGCTCGCGGGCGTGTTGCCCGTGTTGACGCTCAAGGAACCCGAGCGCACGGGGGCGGGCGCCTTCTGGATCCTGGTCTTCTATCTCATCTTCTGCTTCACCTATCACCTCATCCGGGGCCCGCTGCAGGACGCGCCCATGCGGGTGGCCCACCTGGTGACGGGCTTGCTGTACGGCTCGGTGGGACTGACGTCCGTGGCCGCCCTGCGGCTGATGCCGGACGGCATGGCGTGGTCCATCTCCGCGCTCGTCATCACCTGGTCCAACGACACGTCCGCCTACTTCGCCGGCCGCTTCCTGGGCCGCCACAAGCTCTACCCGGAGGTGAGCCCCAACAAGACCTGGGAGGGCTTCTTCGGCGGCATGGTGGGCTCGGTGGTGGGCATGTTCATCACCCGGGGTTTCTTCTATCCCATGCTCACGGTGACGGACTGTCTGGTGCTGGGAATTTTCGGCGGCATTCTCGGGCCCATCGGGGACCTGTGCGAGTCCATGCTCAAGCGGGCCTACGGGGTGAAGGATTCCGGTGTGGCCATCCCCGGGCATGGCGGCATCCTGGACCGGATCGACGCGCTGCTCTTCAACGCGCCGCTGGTGTTCGTCTACGTGACCTTCGTGCGCGGGCTGCTTCCGTAG
- a CDS encoding isoprenyl transferase: MERPVSPPSVAALERLVQERPLPRHVGIIMDGNGRWAEMRGLPREEGHREGSTSVREVTRCARRVGVQALTLYAFSSQNWARPAEEVAALMDLLREYLESERAEILENGIRLNAIGEVEKLPRFVKEPLDRLRADSANNTGMVLTLALSYGGREELAQAARRMAEAACKGELTPAQLDTQTFESYLWTNGLPPLDLVVRTSGEQRISNFLLWQLAYAELCFSDVLWPDFRTEAFLRCLAQYQQRERRFGLTSAQVKREDSHRAKA; the protein is encoded by the coding sequence ATGGAACGCCCTGTGTCACCTCCCTCTGTGGCTGCTCTCGAGCGACTCGTCCAGGAACGGCCCCTGCCGCGCCATGTGGGTATCATCATGGATGGCAACGGCCGCTGGGCGGAGATGCGCGGCCTGCCCCGGGAGGAGGGGCACCGCGAGGGCTCCACCAGCGTGCGCGAGGTGACCCGCTGCGCCCGCCGTGTGGGCGTCCAGGCCCTCACCCTCTACGCCTTCTCCTCGCAGAACTGGGCCCGCCCCGCCGAGGAGGTGGCCGCCCTGATGGATCTGCTGCGCGAGTACCTCGAGAGCGAGCGCGCGGAGATTTTGGAGAACGGCATCCGCCTCAACGCCATTGGCGAGGTGGAGAAGCTGCCGCGCTTCGTGAAGGAGCCGTTGGACCGGCTGCGGGCGGACTCGGCGAACAACACGGGGATGGTGCTGACGCTGGCACTGTCCTATGGCGGACGCGAGGAGCTGGCCCAGGCGGCGCGCCGGATGGCCGAGGCCGCCTGCAAGGGCGAGCTGACGCCGGCGCAGCTGGACACCCAGACCTTCGAGTCCTACCTCTGGACGAATGGGCTGCCACCGCTGGACCTGGTGGTGCGCACCAGCGGCGAGCAGCGCATCTCCAATTTCCTGCTCTGGCAGCTGGCGTACGCGGAGCTCTGCTTCAGCGACGTCCTCTGGCCGGACTTCCGGACCGAGGCCTTCCTGCGCTGCCTGGCTCAATACCAGCAACGCGAGCGGCGCTTCGGTCTCACCTCCGCGCAAGTCAAGCGAGAGGATTCCCACCGGGCCAAGGCGTGA